A genomic segment from Truepera sp. encodes:
- a CDS encoding nitrilase-related carbon-nitrogen hydrolase: protein MPRTVKGGLIQASNPIPGDDDLHAIKKAMIDKHIPLIEEAGKQGVQALCLQEIFYGPYFCPSQDSKWYETAEAVPDGPTTQMMMELAKQYGMVIVVPVYEEEMTGVYYNTAAVIDADGSYLGKYRKTHIPQVAGFFEKFFFRPGNLGYPVFDTAVGKVGVYICYDRHFPEGARALGLNGAEIVFNPSATVAGLSEYLWKLEQPAHAVANGYFVGAINRVGHERPWDIGEFYGQSYFVDPRGQFIAEGSRDHDELVVADLDMEMIREVRDLWQFYRDRRPDLYGGLVAP from the coding sequence ATGCCTCGAACCGTGAAAGGCGGCCTCATCCAGGCCTCCAACCCCATCCCCGGCGACGACGATCTGCACGCCATCAAGAAGGCGATGATCGACAAACATATCCCCCTGATCGAGGAGGCCGGCAAGCAGGGTGTCCAGGCCCTGTGCCTGCAAGAGATCTTCTACGGTCCCTACTTCTGTCCCTCGCAGGACTCCAAGTGGTACGAGACGGCCGAGGCCGTGCCTGACGGCCCGACCACGCAGATGATGATGGAGCTCGCCAAGCAGTACGGCATGGTGATCGTGGTGCCGGTGTACGAGGAGGAGATGACCGGGGTGTACTACAACACCGCCGCCGTCATCGACGCCGACGGCAGTTACCTCGGCAAGTACCGCAAGACCCACATCCCGCAAGTCGCGGGCTTCTTCGAGAAGTTCTTCTTCCGACCCGGAAACCTCGGTTACCCCGTGTTCGACACCGCGGTCGGCAAGGTCGGGGTGTACATCTGCTACGACCGGCACTTCCCTGAAGGCGCTCGAGCGCTGGGCCTCAACGGCGCAGAGATCGTGTTCAATCCTTCGGCCACGGTGGCGGGACTCTCAGAGTACCTGTGGAAGCTCGAGCAGCCTGCCCACGCCGTCGCCAACGGCTACTTCGTTGGCGCCATCAACCGTGTTGGCCATGAACGCCCATGGGACATCGGAGAGTTCTACGGCCAGTCGTACTTCGTGGACCCTCGCGGGCAGTTCATCGCCGAAGGCAGCCGCGACCACGACGAACTGGTGGTCGCCGACCTGGACATGGAGATGATCCGTGAGGTACGCGACCTGTGGCAGTTCTATCGGGACCGTCGCCCCGACCTGTACGGGGGCCTCGTCGCGCCCTAG
- a CDS encoding iron ABC transporter permease, whose translation MTPEPEARAGQHRRPRSAKPPLALVVPAVLVALLALTPVGYLFFRGGMSLPRLLHELSSPTTGTLIRHTLLLAVGVTLASIVLGVSLAVLVVRTDLPAKRFWTVLFALPLGIPAFVTSYTWVAAGYEFAPRSTFIYGLRGAIIVLSLALYPYVYLPVMAALRGLDPAQEEAARSLGARPFLAFFRVTLSQLRTAIAGGSLIIALHMLAEFGALELLRYQTLTTAIVQRVTVLSAPEAARALSVVLAVGSLLFLAADAFLRGRSTPTRMGGGVARSAVPWRLGRTKAVWLGACVLLTIFALGVPLYSMVTGLARLVLAGGAGFDWARLGSAALDTAQYAVATALVASVVAIPVSLLAVRYPGWLATLTERSTWIAHSLPGVVVSLALVYLSVRWLTPFYQTSALLVAGYIILFLPIAVGAQQVGIAHASPQFDKVSRSLGIGGLATFFRVTLPLALPGIAAGAVLVLLNVGKELTMTLLLHPTGTRTLATALWATTDGEVLDFSAAAPYAVALVVITAIPAFLLIRQTLQPSRGGGSRR comes from the coding sequence ATGACCCCAGAACCCGAGGCTCGCGCCGGGCAGCACCGCCGGCCACGAAGCGCCAAGCCGCCGTTGGCGCTCGTGGTTCCGGCGGTGCTCGTCGCGCTACTGGCGCTGACGCCGGTCGGCTACCTGTTCTTCCGGGGGGGCATGAGCCTCCCCCGGCTGCTGCACGAGCTGTCCAGCCCGACCACGGGAACGCTGATACGCCACACGCTCCTTCTCGCCGTCGGCGTAACGCTTGCCAGCATCGTGCTGGGCGTCTCGCTGGCGGTGCTGGTGGTGCGCACGGACCTGCCCGCCAAGCGCTTCTGGACGGTGCTCTTCGCCTTGCCGCTGGGCATCCCGGCGTTCGTCACCTCCTACACGTGGGTCGCGGCCGGCTACGAGTTCGCGCCGCGGTCCACCTTCATCTACGGCCTACGCGGAGCCATCATCGTGCTCAGCCTGGCCCTCTACCCCTACGTCTACCTGCCGGTGATGGCGGCACTGCGAGGCCTCGACCCGGCGCAAGAGGAAGCAGCGCGCTCGCTGGGCGCCAGGCCGTTCCTCGCCTTCTTCCGCGTGACCCTGTCGCAACTCCGCACCGCCATAGCCGGGGGCTCGTTGATCATCGCGCTGCACATGCTCGCCGAGTTCGGCGCGCTCGAGCTTCTGCGCTATCAGACCCTCACCACCGCCATCGTGCAGCGAGTCACCGTGCTGAGTGCGCCGGAGGCCGCCCGCGCGCTCTCGGTGGTGCTGGCCGTCGGGTCCCTCCTGTTCCTTGCGGCTGACGCCTTCTTGCGGGGCCGATCGACCCCCACCCGCATGGGCGGCGGCGTCGCTCGCTCCGCCGTTCCCTGGCGACTGGGGCGCACGAAGGCGGTGTGGCTAGGCGCCTGCGTGCTGTTGACGATCTTCGCGTTGGGTGTGCCGCTCTACTCGATGGTGACCGGCCTCGCCCGCCTCGTCCTCGCCGGCGGCGCCGGCTTCGACTGGGCGCGCCTCGGGAGCGCCGCACTAGACACCGCGCAGTACGCCGTCGCCACTGCTTTGGTAGCCAGCGTCGTGGCGATTCCGGTGAGCTTGCTGGCGGTGCGCTACCCGGGTTGGCTGGCGACCCTAACGGAACGCTCCACCTGGATCGCGCACTCGTTACCGGGCGTGGTGGTGTCGCTGGCACTCGTCTACCTGTCGGTGCGCTGGCTCACGCCCTTCTACCAGACCAGCGCGCTCCTCGTCGCGGGCTACATCATCCTCTTCCTGCCAATAGCCGTGGGCGCGCAGCAGGTCGGCATTGCCCACGCCTCGCCCCAGTTCGACAAGGTGTCGCGCTCGCTGGGGATAGGCGGGCTGGCCACCTTCTTCCGCGTCACCCTCCCGCTGGCCCTACCCGGCATAGCCGCGGGTGCCGTCCTGGTGCTCCTAAACGTGGGCAAGGAACTCACCATGACCCTGCTCCTCCACCCAACGGGCACGCGTACGCTGGCCACGGCGCTGTGGGCCACGACGGACGGCGAGGTGCTCGACTTCAGCGCCGCCGCGCCCTACGCCGTGGCGCTCGTGGTCATCACGGCCATCCCCGCGTTCTTGCTCATACGGCAGACACTGCAGCCCTCCAGGGGCGGGGGTAGCAGGCGCTAG
- a CDS encoding extracellular solute-binding protein: MNFAKGTPRATRLPSLARVGLLVLLGAALVSALAPAFADGAAQAGSSTNVTLTVYSGQHESLGEALAAAFEAETGIKVAVRSGKDANLANQLLEEGARSQADVFITEEPGQLAALDEKGLLAPVDPATLAQVDQRLNPDSGDWVAYAARSRVIFYNPSLISEDELPRSILDLTDPAWKGKFAYAPSGAFVSTVTYLITSIGKERTRAWLEGIKANGVNLQKNGAVRDAVEAGQIAFGLSNHYYWYLLAEKQGGPDKLASKVHFMDNGDAGALLLSSGAAVLKTSTHQAEAQRFLAWLTDPQGGQRIIATTTPQYPLAPGVESTMGLKPLSELSPPDVDQGSLGGVDEARDLIIATGII; the protein is encoded by the coding sequence GTGAACTTCGCTAAAGGAACCCCCCGTGCCACGCGTCTGCCGTCGTTGGCGCGTGTAGGCCTGCTCGTGCTGCTCGGCGCAGCGCTCGTCTCCGCCCTCGCGCCCGCCTTCGCGGACGGCGCTGCTCAAGCCGGTTCGTCCACCAACGTCACGCTTACGGTCTACTCCGGCCAACATGAGTCCCTCGGGGAGGCGCTCGCGGCCGCGTTCGAGGCCGAAACGGGCATCAAGGTCGCGGTGCGCTCCGGCAAAGACGCCAACCTCGCCAACCAGCTCCTCGAGGAGGGCGCTCGCTCGCAGGCCGACGTCTTCATCACCGAGGAACCCGGGCAGCTCGCGGCTCTTGACGAGAAGGGGCTCCTCGCGCCCGTCGATCCGGCGACGCTCGCACAAGTAGACCAGCGCCTCAACCCCGACAGCGGCGATTGGGTCGCTTACGCCGCGCGCTCGCGGGTCATCTTCTACAACCCGAGCCTCATCTCCGAAGACGAGCTGCCCAGGAGCATCCTCGACCTGACGGATCCGGCGTGGAAGGGCAAGTTCGCCTACGCACCCAGCGGCGCGTTCGTCAGCACCGTCACGTACCTCATCACCTCCATCGGCAAGGAACGGACGCGTGCCTGGCTGGAGGGCATCAAGGCGAACGGCGTGAACCTGCAGAAGAACGGCGCCGTCCGCGACGCCGTCGAGGCGGGCCAGATCGCCTTCGGCCTGAGCAACCACTACTACTGGTACCTGCTGGCCGAGAAGCAGGGCGGGCCCGACAAGCTGGCCTCCAAGGTGCATTTCATGGATAACGGCGACGCCGGCGCGCTGCTCCTTAGCTCGGGCGCCGCGGTCTTGAAGACCAGCACGCACCAAGCCGAGGCCCAACGCTTCCTCGCCTGGCTCACCGACCCCCAGGGCGGTCAGCGGATCATCGCGACCACCACGCCGCAGTACCCGCTGGCGCCGGGCGTAGAGAGCACGATGGGCCTGAAGCCGCTGAGTGAACTGTCGCCGCCGGATGTCGATCAGGGAAGCTTGGGGGGCGTCGACGAGGCCCGTGACCTGATCATCGCAACCGGGATCATCTGA